TTCACCTTGGTGGCGTTCAGCgcgcggaggaggatggcggcagATTGTGGGGGAGGGAGGTTGTCCGCGACCTGGCCGTAGTTTATCCCCAGCGCCGCTGATGTTGGGTGGAGTAGTGCGAGGATTACGGTGGTGGTGAGGGACGAagcggcgagcagcagcagcaggagacgGCTGAGCGCCATTGTTGGAGCTGGCTTGAATTGATCAGTGTAGTAGCAGTCGAGTAAGTGAGTGAGCTCTGGACAAAGCATTGCCGTTGGGGACTCTGGAATCGCGTCGCCCGCTTTGGAGGAGTTTTTGTTGTTTACGCGCGTCCGGTCCGGGTGTGTCGGCTTTGGTCGGTCGGTCTCGTTGCGTGCACGAATCACGAGGAAGGTGGACTCGTCTAGCAGCACGTGGCAGAGACATGCACACTCGACACTAAAATCGTTttcaagtttttcttttggcatTTTGGTTTTTCTCATCCATCCCGTCAGGTCTGGAAGAAAACTGGAGTCGGCAGGAGTTTGGGCACGTGAAATCAAGATGGAACAGCATTTGGCATATGTTCTTTTCTTGGCTTCTTGGCAACTTCCATCCTGTCTGTAACCTTTCCCGCGGATCACTAAACGTTCAAAGAAACGGGGCCAAGATATTCAGGTTGTTGTCGGACAGCTGAACTCAAAACACGACCAAAAGCAAATGGAGCATTGACGGTTTACATGTCTGAATCAATTGCCGCATCACCCGGCCCCTCTGATCTCCATCATGCATGCCAGTGCATGTTCCACTTCAAGTCGGCGCACACAAAATGCGTCACCGCCTTAACTTGTGCCGACTTGATAGTTAAACCATGCACGCGCTTCAGTAATCCAATCCAACTCGGCCCACACAAAAGAAATACAGTGTCTCATCTTCAATGCAGGATGACACCATGACAGTAACCCGAGTGAAAGAAACTCAGCCAACATTGGGGTACCCTTCCAAGTTCCAAATTTCTCCAGCCGCTTCATGTTGCACAAAAGCAGAGAAAGCATCAACGATACAGTGGCAAAGCCACGCTTTAAAGCGACGGTGTGTGCGGTGCAAAGCCTTTGCCTAACTTGGCCATTTGCCCCGATCTACGACGATCACTTTCGAATTTCGATCCCCCTGGACTGGAGTCAAACAAGGCGACGGAGGCTGCCTGGCCTGGCTGGAAGGATTTTTGCCGGGTAAGCGACTTGCAGTGCTTGGTTTGCTTCGGAAAGGGTCTAATGCGTGCATGTGCACCGAATCTGAAGCTGATTACGGTCGCAAAAGCTTACCGTGGCTTCAGTGGCGGCCTCTTTTATTCAGTACGGTGAAAAGAAACGGCCGTTGAGCATGGCGATGGAGTGGAAAACGGTGCAAAAGCAAAGCAGAGAAGAACCTTTGGTGGCGGAAAAGGAAAAGTTTTTTGGTGGCATGGGCCTTGTTAGTCTAACTCGCGTTTGGGCTCAGTTGTGTGGGCTCCAAGCACGGCATAACGCTGGGTCCTGCCTTATCAGGCCTAGTTTACCTGGCCAGTGCTGGGTCGAGGGGTGAAATACACACACGCTGCTGCTCGGTGGAAATAGTGCTAGCGCTCTTGTGTTGGGCCTTGAGAAGCAACTGTGAGCTCGGATAGGCAAACAGGGCTTGGAAAACCCAACAATCTGAGTCCACCTTCACAGCCCATACAAACATCCACGTGTCAGGGGAGCGTCAGCTATCGTGCCTTGCGGTAgtgaaaaacagaaaagaaacatacacGTACGTCTACGTATGTGCGTCTCTGAATTCTGAAGCGTCTGTTTGGCAGCAGGTAGGTTAGAGTCACGAGTTCACGGCGTACGCCTGTAAAGTTGACCACCAACTGGCACGCACGGTGCCGTCGTCATGCAAGGTAAGGTAAGCCAGGCCGCACGTACGTAAAAGCTCTTGTCGTATAGCTCAGCGTCGCCACACTTTACTTCCCACTGCCATACCGCCAGCTGCACGCAGAGAATTGAAATCAAGGAGCAGCATGAGTATCTACGGAGTTGGCATATGGCCCCCAGAACTCGAAAGGCAAAAGAGTACGCTAACGGGTGTGGCTCCCCCACCCACAAGGCCACAAAACAGATTTGGGTCGACACAGAACCCAACGGCTCTGGAGTGGAGTACTACCGGAAATCCCGAGTTGGTCACCCGGGGCCCGTGCCATGGAACATCGGAACTAGCAGGGAAACGCAAGACGACGCACGCCGTGACACGAGCCATGGGTGGATCTGTGTCCCTTCCGCCCGCGGCCAAATCGATCTCCATCGTCCGTCCCAAGGAACAAACAAGCAAATCAAGGCGTTATTGCCCCCTGAACAAGTGATGAGGACCCAGCTGACGTGCGGGCCAggtggggagagagagagagaggggggagaCGTGGACCCGGGGGCAGGGGGAACGGGTATTGTGGGGATCGTGAGCGCCTGGCGCGCTTCACGCAACGGCGAGCCCTCCATCCGCGTGGAGTACTACAAGTACACGCCCCTCGGGACCCCACGGCACGGCGTCCGGAGCCACCACCCACCGTTCGTTTTCCATTGCCAATTCCCCCAAGGCCCCATCGCAGAGAGAAGTGTCCGTCCTTCGGtcgtctgtctgtctgtcagtcaggaggaggaggagtggaaggCACTGCCGCCCGCAGTAAtaaaccccccccccccccctcccttcGAGtgactgaagaagaagaagaagaacaaacagCACTGCTGCCTGCGTAGTTCGTACGTTCcgtcgatccatccatcctgcATCggtgaaagaagaagagatcagATCAGGTAAATCTCCCGCATCGGTCCCTCTTCCGTTCCCGGTTTCCAGTTCCGTAGTGGGAGGGGTAAACTGAATACTGTACTACTCCAGGATGTAAATCGTGATGGTTTACCCCGGACCCGGATTAGTATTCtcctatattttattttcctgtgTTGAAGATCTCTCCTCTCCTGATCGGAATTGATTACGTAAACCTCGGATCTTCAGAAATGGAGTAGTAGTTTATAAATCGTGTGACTGATTCAGTGGCAGTGCAGCCATCTTTCGCCAGAGCTAGAGCCGAAAACTTGTGCCATGGCGGCTCTGGTCACGTCCCAGCtcgccgccacgtgtgccggcatgccgccgccgccgtcgtccgtGCTCCGGCGCGGCCACCATGGCAAGATCGTCGGCATGAGGACCACCGCCCGCGCGACGGCGCCTGCGCGGAGGACCACGACGACGCCGCAGCGCGGGGGCCGGATCATCAGGCGCGCCTCCGCCGTGgtgcgcgccggcgccggcgccacggGCGCTGGCATGAACATCGTCTTCGTCGGCGCCGAGATGGCGCCCTGGAGCAAGACCGGCGGCCTCGGCGAcgtcctcggcggcctccCGCCCGCCATGGCCGTAATTAAGCATCCACCAATATTGATAAATcaccgtcttcttcttcttcttcttcttcttcttcttcttgccggcCGACATTGATGACAAACTTGTGTTGTGCTCTTCAGGCGAACGGGCACCGGGTCATGGTCATCTCCCCGCGCTACGACCAGTACAAGGACGCCTGGGACACCAGCGTCGTCGCCGAGGTACATTGACATTTACAAAGCCCATTGTGGTTGTGCACGCTTGTAATCCATCGGTCAGTTCTGAATATCTTTGATCTTGGCAGATCAAGGTCGGGGACAGCTACGAGATGGTGAGGTTCTTCCACTGCTACAAGCGCGGCGTCGACCGCGTCTTCGTCGACCACCCATGGTTCCTCGAGAAGGTTAGTGATCATCGAGCTCTGCCTCCGTCATCAATCCATACTGAACATGATCATGACGAGTCAAGTTTTTGTGTCCTGCTGTGCTGGGTTGGTTTCAGGTTTGGGGCAAGACCGGCGAGAAGATCTACGGGCCCGACACGGGCACGGATTACAAGGACAACCAGCTCCGCTTCAGCCTTCTTTGCCAGGTCACTTTCTTGAATCACTCACTTGAATTAATGGAGTGGGTTACTGACTGATGAGCTTTTGTCCGGATCCCTGAGCTGGTTCTTGGATGATCATGCAGGCAGCGCTGGAAGTACCCAGGATCCTCAGCCTCGACAACAACCCGTTCTACTCAGGACCCTACGGTAAGGACTGACCAGCACACCTAGTAGTACAAGCTGGAGTAAGCTAGACTGCTAGATAGTGATCTGAAAAACGCATTGTTTTCTTGGAACTATTACCGTATTCATCACACAGTATCATATGTCAGACTGAAAGATTCTAAATCTGGTTTGCTGAGTGCATGTACGTGTGATGCAGGGGAAGACGTGGTGTTCGTGTGCAACGACTGGCACACAGGCCCGCTCGCCTGCTACCTCAAGAACAGCTACCAGTCCAACGGCATCTACAGAACCGCAAAGGTAAATTCACGCTGCTAATTACATAATTCTGAAGCTGTTCTTTCGGCATCATATCTTGTTCTTCAGGTTGCATATATAGCATATGTAATGTAGGTTCTTCTGCTGCTATAATCTGGGGTGCTCTGTAGGTTGCTTTCTGCATCCACAACATCTCGTACCAGGGCCGCTTCTCCTTAGACGACTTCTCGCTGCTGAACCTTCCCGCTCGGTTCAAGTCGTCCTTCGACTTCATCGACGGGTACGACAAGCCGGTGGAAGGGCCCAAGATCAACTGGATGAAGGGCGGGATCCTGGAGGCCGACAGGGTGCTGACGGTGAGCCCGTACTACGCGGAGGAGCTCATTTCCGGGATCGCCAGGGGCTGTGAGCTGGACAACATCATGCGGCTTACGGGGATCACCGGCATCGTCAACGGCATGGACGTCAGCGAGTGGGATCCCACCAAGGACAAGTTCATCGCGGTCAAATATGACGCCTCCACCGTGAGCACCATTGGTTTTgcaccttcttcttcgtctccggtGGCCGGTTGGTTTGGTCTGACGAGGTGAGTTAAGTGCAGGCGGTGGAGGGGAAGGCGCTGAACAAGGAGGCGCTGCAGGCCGAGGTGGGGCTGCCGGTGGACCGGAAGGTGCCGCTGGTGGCGTTCATCGGCAGgctggaggagcagaaggGACCCGAcgtcatcgccgccgccatccctgAGATCTTGGACGAAGACGTCCAGATCGTCCTCCTGGTACGCATGCCATTGCATCACCATAGAGATCAACGGCATCTCAAATCCTTATCATTGTGGATCGATGATGATGGGATATATATATGGATGCAGGGCACCGGGAAGAAGAAGTTCGAGCGGCTGTTCAAGAGCTTGGAGGAGAGGTTCCCGGAGAAGGTGCGTGCCGTGGTGAAGTTCAACGCGCCGCTGGCGCACTACATcatggccggcgccgaccTGCTCGCCGTCACCAGCCGCTTCGAGCCCTGCGGCCTCATCCAGCTCCAAGGGATGCGCTACGGCACGGTATATATAAATGTCTCCTTCATTCTCACCAAATTAAGCCGTCATCTTATCTTCTCAAGACGATTACCATGAATTCTGATTCCAGCCCTGCGCGTGCGCTTCCACCGGCGGTCTTGTGGACACGATCGTCGAGGGCGAGACTGGGTTCCACATGGGCCGCCTCAGCGTCGACGTACGTCCATCGACCTCTTGTCTGAATTCATCTCATCCGATCATTGCAAGCTTGATTATATATGACTGTCGATTGATCGACTCATTTCTGTTGCTTGGTCACGTACCACGTACAGTGCAACGTGGTGGAGccggaggacgtgaagaaggtGGCGACCACCCTGAAGCGCGCCGTCAAGGTCGtcggcacgccggcgcaccaGGAGATGGTCAGGAACTGCATGGCCCAGGACCTCTCCTGGAAGGTATGTACACCGAATAAAACTCGACTCTTCTGCCTCCATTTGAAAAAGGGAAGAAGAGACAACGGTGGTTTGAGCAATGATGAATGCAGGGGCCTGCCAAGAACTGGGAGGAGGTGCTGCTGGGGCTGGGGGTCGCCGGGAGCGAGCCGGGGATCGTCGGCGAGGAGATCGCGCCGCTCGCCAAGGAGAACGTCGCCGCTCCCTGAAGAGACTCTCCATCCAGCTGCAGAATTCAGCATCAAGTGCGTGCAGGAAACAATGGAACATCCAGGATATTCGGGGTTTAGTATATGGGCAGAAAGAGGTAGTCGCTTGTTGTAGTACTGATATATATAGCCAGCCAGTGTAGGCTAATCAATAAGTTTGAGATTGTGCTTGCGAGTGTGTGTATTAAAGTGTTGAAACCGTGCTTTGCATTTCGATGTGGTATATTGGAAATAAGCAAATGATCTACTATTATGAATTGTAGCTATTTGTTAATCTCTATGTGTTTGGTTTGCGAttaacttcttttctttggtCCAACGGGGATAGGATAGTGGCTCAACTGTTGGTATATATTCATGGTTGCTCAATTAACACATATTACTCACATACTACTCCCTATTTTTAATAAATCatgaaaaattatattttgAATGTTGTATATGTATTTAATGTGGACGCCACAAGTAGTTGGTCAAAccttaaaaaaatactagtaGCAGTACTACTAAAACAGcaaatattttgaatcttgTAAATGCATTTTTGGCGGTCGACTGCAAAATACAGCGCGGAGCGTCCTCTTTCATATGGTGACTCTTGATATGCCATGTCGTACAATCAACAAAAGATAATTGCAGAGGGGATCCCCCTCAAAACAGTAGCCGATATAATAATCAGCAAAAGTCTCAGCAATGCACGAAATAGATCAACAGTACAGAACTTCTGAACAAGACAGAAATCTTATTCAGATAAACTGTTCCTCAACATGCGAGAAAGACCCCAAAACGTGACATTAAAGACCACCCATCATAGGTtgcacaaaaaaacaaaatcaacgTAACCACCAGAGACACGTTCTTATTACAGCAGCATAAGTTTGGAGCACAAAGAGTTGCTGTAAGCGCACATCTGTTATGACAATCTCCTTGCTATTGTTATTGGCTTGGTAACTACAGTGTGAAACAAAGGAAAATGGGAACACCTGGTTCTGATATGCTGCTTCCTGTCGGCCCATCGGTGTTTGCCCACAGTTCTGATATGCAGAGTTCCATCATGCCCTTAGCTCAACATAAGACCCTGAGATTCCAGAGGTGCCAATCAGGGTGATCTGCAAGAACAATGATTACATCATCGTGAGTATGGATGGAGTACTGAATAAAGATCAGTACACAACTACACATTAATTTCATATCAG
This is a stretch of genomic DNA from Brachypodium distachyon strain Bd21 chromosome 1, Brachypodium_distachyon_v3.0, whole genome shotgun sequence. It encodes these proteins:
- the LOC100832486 gene encoding granule-bound starch synthase 1, chloroplastic/amyloplastic → MAALVTSQLAATCAGMPPPPSSVLRRGHHGKIVGMRTTARATAPARRTTTTPQRGGRIIRRASAVVRAGAGATGAGMNIVFVGAEMAPWSKTGGLGDVLGGLPPAMAANGHRVMVISPRYDQYKDAWDTSVVAEIKVGDSYEMVRFFHCYKRGVDRVFVDHPWFLEKVWGKTGEKIYGPDTGTDYKDNQLRFSLLCQAALEVPRILSLDNNPFYSGPYGEDVVFVCNDWHTGPLACYLKNSYQSNGIYRTAKVAFCIHNISYQGRFSLDDFSLLNLPARFKSSFDFIDGYDKPVEGPKINWMKGGILEADRVLTVSPYYAEELISGIARGCELDNIMRLTGITGIVNGMDVSEWDPTKDKFIAVKYDASTAVEGKALNKEALQAEVGLPVDRKVPLVAFIGRLEEQKGPDVIAAAIPEILDEDVQIVLLGTGKKKFERLFKSLEERFPEKVRAVVKFNAPLAHYIMAGADLLAVTSRFEPCGLIQLQGMRYGTPCACASTGGLVDTIVEGETGFHMGRLSVDCNVVEPEDVKKVATTLKRAVKVVGTPAHQEMVRNCMAQDLSWKGPAKNWEEVLLGLGVAGSEPGIVGEEIAPLAKENVAAP